The following coding sequences are from one Cercospora beticola chromosome 4, complete sequence window:
- the FOX2_2 gene encoding bifunctional hydroxyacyl-CoA dehydrogenase/enoyl-CoA hydratase fox2: MGEQLRWDGQTVVVTGAGGGLGRAYALFYGSRGANVVVNDLGGSFKGEGASQTMAQKVVDEIKQAGGKAVANYDSVENGEKIIQTAIDNFGRIDVLINNAGILRDISFKNMKDEDWDLIMKVHVIGAYKCARAAFPHFRKQKYGRIISTSSAAGIFGSFGQCNYSAAKLSQVGFTETLAKEGAKYNIIANTIAPIAASRLTATVMPKEVLDLLKPEWIVPVVAALTHKDTPAEETGGIFELGGGHVAKYRWERSNGALLKADDTFTPGALLAKWKDIEDWTNPQHPTGPNDFMTLLEEAQKLKPSPKAQELDFSGKVAVVTGGGAGLGRSYCLTFAKYGATVVVNDLADPEPVVQEIKKLGGKAVGVRCSAEDGEKVVNAAIDNFGRIDILINNAGILRDKAFHNMEDKMFQQVLDVHLRGTYKASKAAWPHMLKQKYGRIVNTTSTSGIYGNFGQANYAAAKCGILGFSRALAREGKKYNIFVNTIAPNAGTNMTRSIMPEEMVQAFKPDYVVPIVLIMSSDKMPSEPTGRVFESGSGWAGETRWQRTGGAQFPVDVELTPEAVKAAWDKIVNFDDGRADNPHDVSFANDKILGNSQNRSKKGGKQSKSSDDTDYLAVIDKAKKAQAEGTEFVYDERDVILYNLGIGAKRTELPYVFEGDDNFQVIPTFGVIPPFNAVAPFDMSTLLPNFDFRQLLHAEQYLEIRQFPLPTEGTLIASPRLIEVQDKGKAGIIVYGSETKDKNTGKDVFYNESTVFVRKAGGFGGQKQGGDRGAATKVHNPPKRQPDAVVEEKTSEELAAIYRLSGDRNPLHIDPDFAKVGGFDVPILHGLASFGIAGRAILNTFGQFKNIKVRFAGVVLPGQTLVTEMWKEGKWVIFQVKVKETGKLAISGAGAELREDGSKAKL; this comes from the exons ATGGGCGAACAACTGCGATGGGACGGCCAGACGGTCGTCGTTACCGGAGCTGGTGGAGGACTCGGCAGGGCATATGCTCTGTTCTACGGCAGCAGAGGCGCCAATGTCGTGGTCAACGATCTCGGAGGCAGCTTCAAGGGCGAAGGTGCCAGCCAGACA ATGGCACAAAAGGTTGTCGACGAGATTAAGCAAGCTGGCGGCAAGGCCGTAGCCAACTACGATTCCGTCGAgaatggcgagaagatcaTCCAGACAGCCATTGACAACTTTGGCCGCATAGACGTGCTCATCAACAATGCCGGCATTCTACGCGACATCAGCTTTAAGAACATGAAAGATGAGGATTGGGATCTGATTATGAAGGTGCACGTTATTGGAGCATACAAATGCGCACGAGCGGCGTTCCCACACTTTAGAAAACAAAAGTACGGCAGGATAATCAGCACTTCCTCGGCTGCGGGTATCTTTGGAAGTTTCGGACAATGCAACTACTCTGCCGCGAAGCTCTCGCAAGTCGGCTTCACAGAGACACTGGCAAAGGAAGGTGCCAAGTacaacatcatcgccaacACTATTGCACCCATCGCTGCTTCGCGATTAACTGCGACAGTGATGCCAAAGGAGGTTCTGGATCTGCTGAAGCCTGAGTGGATCGTGCCAGTCGTGGCAGCCCTTACACACAAGGACACTCCTGCTGAGGAGACCGGTGGTATCTTCGAGCTTGGTGGTGGTCACGTCGCCAAGTACAGATGGGAGCGCTCGAATGGTGCTCTCCTCAAGGCAGATGACACCTTCACTCCAGGAGCCCTGCTCGCCAAGTGGAAGGACATTGAAGACTGGACCAACCCACAGCACCCAACTGGGCCAAACGACTTCATGACCCTTCTCGAGGAGGCACAGAAGCTCAAGCCAAGCCCGAAGGCCCAGGAGCTCGACTTTAGCGGCAAGGTTGCTGTTGTCACGGGTGGCGGTGCTGGTCTGGGTCGCAGCTACTGCTTGACCTTTGCCAAGTATGGTGCAACTGTTGTTGTCAACGACCTTGCAGACCCAGAGCCAGTCGTGCaggagatcaagaagctTGGCGGCAAGGCAGTCGGTGTTCGATGCAGTGCCGAGGACGGAGAGAAGGTGGTCAACGCCGCAATCGACAACTTTGGCCGAATCGATatcctcatcaacaatgCCGGTATTCTTCGCGACAAGGCTTTCCACAACATGGAGGACAAGATGTTCCAGCAGGTCTTGGACGTCCACTTGCGTGGCACCTATAAGGCCAGCAAGGCTGCTTGGCCTCACATGCTTAAGCAGAAGTATGGACGTATCGTGAACACAACCTCCACCTCAGGTATCTATGGAAACTTCGGGCAAGCGAACTACGCAGCTGCCAAGTGCGGTATCCTTGGTTTCTCGCGTGCTCTCGCTCGTGAGGGCAAGAAGTACAACATCTTCGTCAACACCATTGCACCAAACGCAGGCACCAACATGACTCGCTCTATCATGCCAGAAGAGATGGTACAAGCCTTCAAGCCCGACTACGTTGTTCCTATTGTCCTCATCATGAGCTCCGACAAGATGCCAAGTGAGCCAACTGGACGTGTGTTCGAGAGCGGCTCTGGCTGGGCTGGCGAGACAAGGTGGCAGAGGACTGGCGGTGCACAGTTCCCAGTCGATGTGGAGCTGACTCCAGAGGCAGTCAAGGCAGCATGGGACAAGATTGTCAACTTCGACGACGGCCGTGCTGACAACCCACACGACGTGTCGTTCGCGAACGACAAGATCCTAGGCAACTCCCAGAACCGGTCCAAGAAAGGTGGGAAGCAGTCCAAGTCATCTGATGACACTGACTACCTGGCCGTGATCGACAAAGCTAAGAAGGCGCAGGCCGAGGGAACGGAGTTCGTCTATGATGAACGCGATGTGATTCTCTACA ACCTGGGTATTGGAGCCAAGCGCACTGAGCTCCCTTACGtcttcgaaggcgatgacAATTTCCAAGTCATCCCAACCTTCGGTGTCATTCCTCCTTTCAACGCCGTAGCACCCTTCGACATGAGCACCCTCCTACCTAACTTCGACTTCCGACAACTGCTCCACGCCGAGCAGTACCTCGAAATCCGCCAATTCCCTCTCCCGACAGAAGGCACCCTCATCGCTTCCCCACGCTTGATTGAAGTGCAAGATAAGGGCAAGGCCGGTATTATCGTTTACGGTAGCGAAACAAAAGACAAGAACACAGGCAAGGACGTCTTCTACAACGAGTCAACAGTCTTCGTGCGTAAGGCTGGTGGTTTCGGTGGACAAAAGCAAGGTGGCGACCGTGGTGCTGCAACCAAAGTCCACAACCCACCAAAGAGACAACCCGATGCCGTCGTGGAAGAGAAGACTTCTGAGGAACTGGCTGCCATTTACCGATTGTCTGGTGACAGGAACCCACTGCACATC GACCCCGACTTCGCCAAAGTCGGCGGCTTCGACGTGCCCATCCTGCACGGCCTCGCATCCTTTGGTATCGCAGGCCGAGCAATCCTGAACACTTTCGGTCAATTCAAGAACATCAAAGTCCGATTCGCAGGTGTGGTGCTTCCTGGACAGACACTCGTCACGGAAATGTGGAAAGAAGGGAAGTGGGTCATCTTCCAAGTCAAGGTCAAGGAGACGGGCAAGCTTGCTATCtcgggtgctggtgctgaatTGAGAGAAGATGGCTCGAAGGCGAAGTTATAA
- the MET2 gene encoding L-homoserine-O-acetyltransferase — translation MSGGDLPNGNGKALKHIDLDGHDLPPSPAPSTPRNGRRYNFATELVYTESNDQYNASSVPIYQSATFKGGPGQEYDYTRSGNPTRTHLERHMAKIMGANRALVAGSGMGALDVITRILKPGDEVVTGDDLYGGTNRLLTYLKEHGGVTVKHVDTTTLEVVTAAITEKTTMVLLESPTNPLIKICDINGIATAAHAISKNIVVVVDNTMLSPYLQNPLDLGADVVYESGTKYLSGHHDVMAGVIGVNDVALGEKFYFMINSTGCGLAPFDSWLLLRGVKTLAIRMDKQQANTQAIAEFLENHGFKVRYPGLKSHPQYKLHWSQARGAGAVLSFETGSIALSERIVESTKLFGISVSFGCVNSLISMPCRMSHASIDPATRKERALPEDIIRLCIGIEDLEDLLDDLSQALVRAGAVRLTGADGFRALTAEETAGESGRTTQVVDEP, via the coding sequence ATGAGCGGCGGCGACCTTCCCAATGGCAACGGCAAGGCCTTGAAGCACATTGACCTCGATGGTCACGACCTGCCACCTTCGCCTGCTCCCTCCACCCCGCGCAACGGTCGTCGCTACAACTTTGCGACCGAGCTGGTCTACACCGAAAGCAATGACCAGTACAACGCCAGCAGCGTCCCCATCTACCAGTCAGCCACCTTCAAAGGTGGTCCCGGCCAGGAATATGACTACACGCGCAGTGGCAACCCGACGAGGACGCACCTCGAGCGACACATGGCGAAGATTATGGGCGCCAACCGTGCATTGGTGGCGGGATCAGGCATGGGCGCGCTCGACGTCATCACCAGGATTTTAAAGCCCGGCGACGAGGTCGTGACTGGAGATGATCTGTACGGCGGGACCAACAGACTTCTCACGTACTTGAAAGAGCATGGAGGAGTCACGGTCAAGCATGTGGACACCACGACACTGGAGGTCGTGACGGCCGCGATCACTGAAAAGACGACCATGGTGTTGCTTGAGTCACCCACGAACCCGCTGATCAAAATTTGCGATATCAATGGAATCGCCACTGCTGCACACGCAATCAGCAAGAACATCGTGGTCGTAGTTGATAACACTATGTTGTCGCCGTACCTGCAAAACCCTCTCGATCTAGGTGCCGACGTCGTCTATGAGTCTGGAACCAAGTACCTGTCGGGGCACCACGATGTCATGGCGGGCGTCATTGGTGTCAACGACGTTGCACTCGGCGAGAAGTTCTACTTCATGATCAACAGCACGGGCTGTGGTCTTGCACCTTTCGACAgctggctgctgcttcgtgGTGTTAAGACTCTGGCAATTCGCATGGACAAGCAGCAAGCGAATACGCAAGCCATTGCCGAGTTCCTGGAGAACCACGGCTTCAAGGTTCGCTACCCTGGACTGAAGTCTCACCCCCAGTACAAGCTGCATTGGAGCCAAGCGCGCGGTGCTGGCGCCGTGCTCTCTTTCGAGACGGGCTCCATCGCACTTTCGGAACGGATCGTCGAGTCTACGAAGCTCTTTGGCATCAGTGTGTCCTTCGGATGTGTCAATTCGCTGATTTCCATGCCCTGCCGCATGAGCCACGCGAGTATCGACCCAGCCACGCGGAAAGAGCGCGCTCTCCCGGAGGACATCATCCGGTTATGCATTGGTATTGAGGACTTGGAGGATCTGCTTGATGATTTGAGCCAGGCATTGGTCAGAGCGGGCGCTGTGCGCTTGACTGGAGCTGATGGATTCAGGGCACTAACCGCCGAGGAAACCGCAGGGGAGAGCGGAAGAACGACGCAGGTCGTTGACGAGCCATGA
- a CDS encoding mitochondrial 54S ribosomal protein mL53: MITKYLTAVTTAFSPFNPRSGKTARNFLAQLPPNARSTMAIDVKLLPKAMANKPAMLSLSFKDGKEMKLDLDKMKIKEIQSEVDRHSRVLRRAEDLSGN, translated from the exons ATGATCACCAAATACCTCACCGCCGTAACAACAGCTTTTTCGCCCTTCAACCCCCGCTCCGGCAAAACCGCACGCAACTTCCTCGCACAACTACCGCCCAATGCACGATCAACGATGGCCATTGATGTGAAACTATTACCGAAGGCGATGGCGAATAAACCAGCGATGTTATCACTCTCGTTCA AAGACGGGAAAGAAATGAAGCTCGACTTGGACAAGATGAAAATCAAAGAGATCCAGAGCGAAGTGGACCGACATTCGAGAGTGTTAAGAAGAGCAGAGGACTTGAGCGGGAACTAA
- the LCL3 gene encoding putative endonuclease lcl3 (BUSCO:EOG092644K0) — MGWFWSEWKLSNHRKNPSTTSENGTSPSPAATLQNQPSSTSSSHNLRTIAWCTATATLALSLPLLYKRHLRRIRTADYISPKILRKKSLYGYVTRVGDADNFRLYHTPLGRFAGWGWYRRIPTKPTELSNETIHVRIAGIDAPELPHFGRPGQPHGQDALKWLTGQLLNQRVRVLPLAKDQYGRVVGMVHMRRFLVLKRDVGLEMIKAGWAGVYEAKTGAEYGGKEKEYREAEARAKQRKVGMWGGPGVIGKLLGKKQEVLESPREFKTRQKKVESKPK, encoded by the coding sequence ATGGGCTGGTTCTGGAGCGAGTGGAAGCTCTCAAACCATCGCAAAAACCCAAGCACAACCAGCGAAAATGGCACATCCCCAAGTCCTGCTGCCACTCTCCAAAACCAGCCCAGCTCCACATCATCTTCCCACAACCTGAGAACCATCGCCTGGTGCACAGCAACCGCAACCCTCGCCCTCAGCCTCCCACTCCTCTACAAacgccacctccgccgcatcCGCACAGCAGACTACATTTCCCCAAAAATACTCCGAAAGAAATCCCTCTACGGCTACGTCACACGCGTAGGAGACGCAGATAATTTCCGACTATATCATACTCCTCTAGGCCGCTTCGCAGGCTGGGGCTGGTATCGCCGTATCCCTACAAAACCCACCGAACTCTCCAATGAGACAATCCACGTCCGCATCGCAGGGATTGATGCTCCAGAGTTACCACATTTTGGTAGACCGGGGCAGCCGCATGGACAAGATGCGTTGAAGTGGTTGACGGGACAGTTGTTGAATCAGAGGGTGAGAGTTTTGCCTTTGGCGAAGGATCAGTATGGTCGTGTTGTTGGAATGGTACATATGAGGAGGTTTTTGGTTTTGAAGAGGGATGTTGGGTTGGAGATGATTAAAGCTGGGTGGGCTGGGGTTTATGAGGCGAAAACGGGGGCGGAGTATGGTGGGAAAGAGAAAGAGTATCGGGAGGCCGAGGCGAGGGcgaagcagaggaaggtGGGGATGTGGGGTGGGCCAGGTGTGATTGGAAAGTTGTTGGGGAAGAAGCAGGAGGTGTTGGAGAGTCCGAGGGAGTTTAAGACGAGACAGAAGAAGGTGGAGAGTAAGCCGAAGTGA
- a CDS encoding uncharacterized protein (BUSCO:EOG09261ONU) translates to MPEIIDDKSEHCIPFILERLKSHKEEYEQEGEQPPPFFLGLNGVQGAGKTTLVETLHHTLSQPPHSLPTLVLSIDDLYLPHDQQQALAKSHAANPLVQHRGVPSTHDVKTGIELFQALAKRDSNVKVPSYDKSQFNGAGDRRPESDWHTVNATSQSPVEVVVFEGWCVGFRALSDEEVQRKWEAARQEAESGNYTGRLGKLKLEDVLFVNSKLREYDALTDKFGAFIHIDAEDSLYVYDWREQQEAAMRSSKGTGMSKEQVIKFVDGYYPCYELYTDVLRNGIFGGEKGKQLRLVVGKDRKVVQVHKI, encoded by the exons ATGCCGGAGATCATCGACGACAAGTCAGAGCACTGCATACCTTTCATCCTCGAGCGGCTCAAGTCGCACAAGGAAGAGTATGAGCAGGAGGGCGAACAACCCCCACCTTTCTTCCTGGGCTTGAATGGTGTGCAAGGTGCAGGCAAGACTACGTTG GTGGAAACCCTCCATCACACTCTCTCACAACCTCCCCACAGTTTGCCCACGCTGGTGTTGTCTATAGATGATCTGTACCTTCCTCACGATCAACAACAAGCTCTTGCCAAATCGCATGCCGCAAACCCGCTCGTGCAGCACCGAGGCGTGCCTTCGACACACGATGTCAAGACCGGTATTGAGCTATTCCAAGCACTGGCGAAACGTGATTCCAACGTGAAGGTCCCAAGCTACGACAAGTCTCAATTCAATGGTGCAGGAGACCGCAGGCCCGAATCAGATTGGCATACTGTGAACGCGACGAGTCAGAGCCCAGTAGAAGTAGTTGTGTTCGAAGGCTGGTGTGTCGGCTTCCGCGCGCTCAGCGATGAAGAAGTGCAGCGAAAGTGGGAAGCGGCGAGACAAGAAGCAGAGAGCGGGAACTACACTGGGCGGCTAGGGAAGCTGAAGCTAGAGGACGTGCTATTCGTCAACAGCAAGCTCCGCGAGTACGACGCTCTAACAGACAAATTTGGCGCTTTCATCCACAT TGACGCCGAAGATTCGCTATATGTTTACGACtggcgagagcagcaagaggcTGCGATGAGATCCTCAAAAGGAACCGGCATGTCGAAGGAGCAAGTCATCAAGTTTGTCGATGGTTATTATCCGTGCTATGAGCTGTATACGGATGTATTGCGGAACGGTATTTTTGGAGGCGAAAAGGGCAAGCAGCTGAGATTAGTTGTTGGAAAGGACAGGAAAGTCGTGCAGGTGCACAAGATATAG